GAGCTCCGGGGCGGATCCATGGCGTCAACATCggccactaatacgtctccaacgtatctataatttatgaagtattcatgctattatatattatattttggatgtttaatgggctttattatacacttttatattatttttgggactaacctattaatcggaggcccagcccaaaatgccgttttcttgcctatttcagtgtttcgaagaaaaggaatatcaaacggagtccaaacggaatgaaaccttcgggaaatttatttttggaacggaagcaatccaggagacttggagtacacgtcagggaagcttcgaggtggccacgaggcagggaggcgcgcctgccccctgggcgcgcccccaccctcgtgggcccctcgtggctcccctgaccgacttctttcgcctatatatatatatccatataccctaaatacatcggggaacagaatagatcgggagttccgccgccgcaaacctctgtagtcaccaaaaaccaatcgggaccctgttccggcaccctgccggaggggggatccctcaccggtggccatcttcattatcccgacgctctccatgacgaggagggagtagttcaccctcggggctgagggtatgtaccagtagctatgtgtttgagatctctctctctctctctctcgtgttcttggggtggtacgatcttgatgtatcgcgagctttgctattatagttggatcttatgatgtttcttcccctctactctcttgtgatgaattgagttttccccttgaagttgtcttgtcggattgagtctttaaggatttgagaacacttgatgtatgtcttgccgtgtttatctatggtgacaatgggatattcacgtgatctacttgatgtatgttttggtgatcaacttgcgggttcaatgaacttatgcataggggttggcacacgttttcgtcttgactctccggtagaaactttggggcactctttgaagtactttgtgttggtttgaatagatgaacctgagattgtgtgatgcatatcgtataatcatacccatggatacttgaggtgacattagggttttggttgatttgtgtcttaaggtgttattctagtacgaactcttgaatagatcgatcagaaagaataactttgaggtggtttcgtaccctaccataatctcttcgtttgttctccgctattagtgactttggagtgactctttgttgcatgttgagggatagttatatgatccaattatgttattattattgagagaactcactagtgaaagtatgaaccctaggccttgtttcctagcattgcaataccgtttgtgctcacttttatcattagttaccttgcggtttttatattttcagattacaaaaacctatatctactatccatattacacttgtatcaccacctcttcgtcgaactagtgcacctatacaatttaccattgtattgggtgtgttggggacacaagagactctttgttatttggttgcagggttgcttgagagagaccatcttcatcctacgcctcccacggattgataaaccttaggtcatccatttgagggaaatttgctactgtcctacaaacctctgcacttggaggcccaacaacgtctacaagaagaaggttgcgtagtagacatcagtcacgaCCGGCAGACACAAATAATTAAGCACCCCCGCCAGCCGAAACTAGGTGGAATGTATGCGGCGCAGGGCAGCGGAGCTTTCTGGCGGTGTGGCGCAACCGGGGGtagcaacaggcggcggggagtgGAGCGGGAACTGAAACGGCCGGAAAGTGGGTTCGCGCGAAAGGGGAGCCGACAAACTTGGGCGAAATCACGTAGATTTGGAGGAATTAACCTCGCGGATTCGGGATCCCACCAAAAAAAAGTCGGGACAGCCGAATTTGACGGATCTGCTCGTGATGGGGATACGGGATGGATCCCCCAAACTGGCGGTTTTTTTTGGGCAAGTAAGACTTGTATTAATCAAGGATCCAGGGAATTACAATCCAGTTTACACAAGTCCACAACCTAAGGGGGACCAGAGCCCAACCGAACTACTGTTCTACTTTCAGTTCTTGCAAATTTAGCTAAATAATCGCTAACCATATTTTGGTTACGATTGATATGAAATACACTAGTTGTACGAAGGGACATCAAGTGTCTAATCTCATTCACCAAGGAGGCAAATATAGACCTATCCGTGTCTCTGTCCTTAACCATATTCACCGCCACTACAGAATCCATTTGCACACAAATCGGTAGCTTCGATCGCTGGATAGCAAGAGAAATACCCTCTATGCAAGCACATAGTTATACCGGATGACCCGGTTTACGGGATCCGCTAGAGATGCTCTCATCcgacatatatatatatttattttttgaAAAACTAGTACTACTGTATGACAATCTTAGCACAAATTTCAAATGACCCTGAACACTAGGAGTAGTACTAGCATCATAGTAGCTGTATTGCCTTCTTCGTGGAGCGCTGGCTGCTGCCTCTGCATGCGGAGGGAGGATTAATTAAGGCGGCGGCTAACGGGGTGGTTAATTAAGGCGGCAACCAATGGGACTAGTGTAGAGCGCCGCCGCCGTGCCCAACCAACGGCCTCGCGTGGGGCCCCGGCGTCATCAAGCACAGCACAGCGAGGATTCTTCTCCCCCAAACGCCAAAAGCTTCAAACTGCAGTCCTCCGCCCACCACCACCAGACAGCAGCAGTCCGCCgcccagtcgccgccgccgccgctagctcGCTCCGGCACTCGCCGCCGTCCGGCCTCACCCCGCCGTCGCGTTGGCCTCGACGGCCGCCTCCTCGCTCAGGTGCGTCCTCGTCGATTCCCGGggaaaaccctagcctcctccgccCGTCGCCGAGCGCCGCGATTGCTGGTCGCTCGCTCGAGCTCCCTAGCGACCAACCGCTCAATCCATTGCCTTATTGCCTtctatttcctctttggttctGACGATTTTGCGGGCTGCGCAGGATGGCGAGGGAGCTCGCCGGCGCTCTGTGCCGCACCCCGGCGAGGGCTCCCGCATCCGGGGTCGGGAGCGACGAGAACGCGCGGCCTGCCGGAGCTTCGGTTCCCGCCCCGGCGGAGCCCGTCGCGGCCTCCCGGTCCCCCCTCCGCGCTATCCAGCCGCCGGGGCAGCCCCGGCGGCCGGTGCCGACGCCCAAGAAGGGTCCGGGGGTCAGGGAAGCGGGCAAGACACCGGCGCGGGTCGGCGCGGCGACCACTCCCCTTCGCCCGACCAAGATCCCAAGGAAGCCGGAGCAGGTGCAGAGGTTGGGGTTCTCGACGACGGCGGCCAGTTCTGCGCAGGCCCAACGTTCCAAGCTCCGAGACTCCATCTTGCTCCGGGAGGAGAATCGCAATGTGCAGGTGAAACACATCTACTCCTATCACCCCTGTTCCTTTTTTCAAGGTTATTACATTGAGACTGGTCACTGTTTTCAGTTCATATATGACCCCTTTAACACTCTTTGAAAGATTACAGAACATCCTAGTGATAAATAAAAGCCAGTATAACTGATACTCTGATAGGATTTGGCTATTGCATTGCTAGAATCAAACATTCAACCAGATTGCACCTCCCTCATCCTTCATATTCATCAAGTTGTTATCCTCCTTTTTCACCGCTATCCCTGTGTTGTATTGTGCCTCCAATGTCTTCTAAGTTTGATTCTGCACCTAGAGAATGCCACATTGCACTGCCAAGTCCCAAAGCACAACAGCCCGATAACTTCTAATATGCGCAATAGCTTCTGAATTTATATGTGCTCGTCCGTTGTGGTGGTGATGGAAATAACAAAAATCTTAACGCTGTGCTATTTGACTTTGTGAACAGAATGTTTCGTCAACATTGCAGCAAGATGACTCTCATGCACCTGCAAAAGAACAAGACAACTCAGAAGATACATTGAGCCTGCAGCTGGAGTTGGCCATAATGAAAACAATTCTtctggaggaggtaaaagcccgAGCAGAAGCTGACGTAAGGGCAACTGCTTTAGGAGATGAGCTGAAAGCAGTGAATCAATGTACCCTTGAAGCTTGCAGGCAGAAGGAAGCCACAGAAAAGGAACTGAAATACACAACATCTGTTTTAGAGGCCCTTGAATCGGAGCACGTTATTTTGATTAAGGAAGTAGAGGAGCTGAAGAAGAACAATCTGGAGCAGGTTAGTTTGATAGAGGAACTAGAGGAGCTGAAGAAGAACAATTTCCAAAGCCCAGTATTTCGTAAGAAGAGGGATGTGGAAACTCCGATGTTAAACACGGAGCTTGAGCAAGAAATGGATGAAATCCATAGGCAGGCTATGTGTGAAACGTCTGAGGTGATTATATCCTTACAAAATCAGTTGTCACTGCAACATGAGCTAGATGCCTGTAGCAAAAAAGAGTTGTTGGCCGCCAAACAAAGTCTTGTTTTGTTGGATCAATCCATCGAAATTCTTGTGCAGAAGGAGGTTCTTGAACAATACTTTGTTTCATTACTGAGGGGGATGGAAGAAGAGACTCGTCAGCTGGAGTCCAAACTAGACCAGTCAAATAGATTCTATGAAGGTAGAATTAAAGAACTGGAGATAAAGATGCAAGAAATGGATTATCAGGCTGGAGCATTACTTATTTCATGGAATAAAGAAAAAGAGGTAACCCTTTGAAAGGCAATTAGGCTTACCTCATCGGAGTTTTTGTCTTTtcatatagatttcttcttctttgaacAACGAATTATGGCACTGATATTCTTTGCGAACCACCTATTAGTTAGGATGCAAGCACTGACTTCCAGTCATTCTCATTATCAGATAGTGGTGCTTTGCAACATGTTCATTTCTTCTTATCTAAGGCATACTATTAGTTTGGATAGCTTTGAGGTTGTTAGTTCATTGATCTCACACAATTTTTTATGTTGTTTGTAAAGGCTCACACAGAAAATTATGTATATATTCTACTTTATGAGTGTATGGTAGATTAAAAATGCCAAATGCCATACTTATATCAATATTATACGTTGCATTATGGGAGTTCCTTAAATTTACGCATGAGAATATCTTTACAGCATATCTATAAATACATTCAGATTTTAGTATTTGTCCAAGAAGGCCCTACAAACAGCGCGATTAGGCATGGACAAAATATCTATGATTGTTATAACCCTTCCATTTGTAATTAATATTATTTTGTAGATATCAGAGGAAAGGAAGACATATGCCGAAGAGAAAAATAAAGTAATCAAGCTATTGGAGATGTCTAATGAGGATGGCCAGATTACTGTGTGTTCATTGGAAGAAAAGGTAAGTCTGCCACTGCTGGTATATTAATAGTTTTGATTTGTCACTTATTTTTCTTTCTGAGCactgattttttttttcatttctcctaaGGTGAAATTACTCGAGGAAGAAGCAGAACAACTCAGAAGGCAACAGGAAAAACTAGAAATGGAGCTGCAGAATGCCAGGCAACAATTGCTACTTGTGCCATCCTCTAGGGAAGCAAAGAGCTCCCTGGAAGACAGAATGGTTGATTCACCTGACCCAACCAGGTTTGCTGGTTCTGAATTCTGTTACCAGGCATCTATGTTTACAGCTGTAAGGGCAACAACATAACACTCACCTTGATCTCTTGCAGGCACCCGAGTAATATAAACAATGGGGTCCTGCGTTCTCAGGAGAGTAGAATAGGTCGAAAGGAGCCTTTTGAATCAGAGGTAATGATGGCATTCTTTGAAGAGCAAATGCAAGGAAGCTATGCAAGCTCATTAGGTGATATATTCAAAGAAGCTGCAGAAGATTCTCTTCCTACCTCACATTCTCTTCCACACATTACAAGCCAAATAAAGCCGAATCCAAATGCAGTTGAGGAGGCAGTCGAGCTAGACACTGTAGCTGTTGAGTCAACTCCTCTGGTGGAACACCGAGACGAGCCTGGTGAGCCTTCTTCAGATGAGTGCATGCAGGAGTCCGACCCGTCAGGTCTAGAGATGGCAAAGCCACATTCATTAGAAAGGGATTTCTGGTCAGAGAACTCGGAGTTTGATTCAGAAGAGCAAGTGCCGCCTCCAGCTGTGGAGTCAGTGATTGAAGTTCTGAAGGAGAATGAGTTGCCTCCAGTTTCTCTAGTGCGTCCCGATGATCCGGTGGACTACACTCAAGCCCCTTTTTTGCTGAAGAGGCTTAGAAGCAGGAACCACTACGAGGGGCATAGGACAGCAACAGACAAGAGATTCTGGTCCATTGAGCAGCAGGACTTGTACAACTCCATATACAGTAAGGCCAAGTTGTTTCATATGCAGTGGATAGACTGGGACTATATTGATAGCATAGATGAGTTTTCTGGTGTCAGACAGAGATGTGCCCATGTGGGGCTTGAGCAGATGATGAGTTACCATTGTGATTGGGACATCGAACTGATTCGGCAGTTTTACTCCACAGTTTATATCAGCGATGACAATAGCTCTATTACTTGGATGGCAGATGGCAGGAGGGTCACTACCAACAAAAGAGCATGGGAGGAGACATTTGGCATTGCTGGCAGCATTCACACTGCAAGAATTCACTCAGagtttttctttgatgatgatgacAAGAGGATCATGTACACAGCTGCAGAATGCACAGTAGGCCAAACCAGGGGTCTCTCTCCATTGGCTAGCATAGCCAATAAGATTATTTGGAAAACCATCTATCCCAGGTCTGGAAGTATCTGCGGACACAACTGGAACCTCCTACGTCATATTGTGGAGCAGCATCCATTTGACATCATTGCTTTGATCTTCGATGAGATTGAGTTGCTTATTTCAGATCTCAGTCGCACTAACCTCTTGTATGCACCATACATCATGGGGATGATCATGCGAGCTTTTGAATATGATGGACCTAGAGAAACCAGGCACGATATCTACAAGCCCAGGCCCGACAAGCCAAAGAAGACAAAAAAAGTTAGTCGTCCACTGGCACCTGCAGTAGTTGCACCTTCTGAGCCACCACCTTCAGCATGTCAGCCGGAGGTAGAGGCCAATGTTGAGGCAGATGACCACAGCCAGTTCGGGGAAGCCGGACACCGGCCCCAGGGAGAGGCAGTGCAGCATACCAATGCCTCCTTGTCTTCTCAGATCCTAGCTCCACGCTCCTCCCTGACACCTTCCCTTGAGGCTACCACTCCCTCACCGCCTCCGGCCCCAGCTGCATTTCCTGAGCAGGCCAGCATGATGCACGCCGGCCTCCGGTGCTTCAGCTCAGCCAGCTGTTTTGGGGCCAAGTCCTTTTAGTCACTTTAGTTGGTATCAAAGAGATAAGCGATGGGTTTATGTGCTGTCCTTGATGTCTACCTTGCACTCGTATTCTGGTTATTTTGTCTATATATATCTTGGACTTGTTCACCATGTATATTCTTCTATCAAGAAAGACCTTGAGAAGAGCGTATCGAGACTTGAGAAATCATTACTATGAAGGCATATGTGTGCCCACTCTGTCTTGTGTGCACTTAGTCAGGGTCCTTGGTCTTCTAAATTATATATGTGTATGATTTTGCAGCTTTTGATCTTCTTTCATTGTGGGTTAGGAATTTGGTTAATGTGTTCAGAGTCAGGGAGGAACAAGCTCCTATTCAGCAGCATCAAGTTGAGTTATTGGCTATTGATCTTGGCTCAGGCTTCACTTTTGTAATTGTGCTCCTGTCCTGTACATAAATAATCTTCATGTGTCCATACTCGAGAAAAATGTGTCCAGGAACTTATGATTCTGAATATCGGAGTCTGATTCAGGAAGACCCTTTTTTCGAAGGTAAATTCAAAGTGTGATCTTTCAAATTTTGGTATGGTTCAGGTCCTTGTTCTGAACATTCAGAGCTTCGGCAATTCTCACATCGAACTTGTGATGCAGAAGAATGGTCCAGGATCAGATGGTTAGCCGCTTGGCCAGTGAGGGGTGCTAGCTGTGGGATGGGCCACATGGTGGTGAGCATCAGCTGCTTGCGAAAATGCTTGCGCGGGACAAGAACCGGCTGGCATGGCATGTGTTGGTTCAACTTGGGACTTGGCTTCTGGGCTTTAAAATTCTTCGCTGGGCGCCGTCAGGTGGTGTTTGGTGCCTGATTTGATCTGGTCTTGAGTTTGTGCTGGACATGCAGTTAGGGTAGTTAGTAATAGATACCTCCTCCTCTGGTCTTTGAGTTTCTAACCGGTTGCTGGAATCAGTGGAATATGGCTAAATTTCATCATGATATTTGTTTGTGTCCCTCTCTAGCACATTGAAGTACAGTTTCAGGAAGCTGttattgttttttttttttgcatagatGGGCATGTCAAGTGTACATTTGGGGGGGCATGTAAGTGCCTCATTTTAGACCTAAGTTTCAGTACTTTTTTATCAAACTGGTGGTGCTCAGAGCGTCATATACTCATTCAGATGCAGTATGCATGAGTGATTACATAGTCCTGAATATTTATCTGTGAAATGTGACGAAAGAATTCGTTGCGTCCTAATGTGAGCAGAATTCTTGCAACTAAAATATCAAGGTTCTTAGTTTGATCACCTCGTTGGCACTGGAGTGTGCCTCTGTAATGTGCAAGACTGGGGCTTCGATTGATTGAGTTCAATCACAGAAATCTGCCAGGTGTGCTCTTATTTCCCAGTGTCCAGGACTTTCAGTTGGAGACCTGCCTGCTGCTGCCTTCGCCAGAATGGTATTATCTGTAAGAAATTTGGCATCTTGTAAGTGCATTTTGCTATGGTACCCGCAAGCTTTTGTGCTTGAACTTCCGCCAGCATTCTGGTCCTAATGCTGAGATCTGTATCTTCTTTTGGCCATCTGTCTTGAATTGCATGCAGATTCCAATCCTTCTACATTGGTGAGCTTGAGTGTTACCTGAAGATTGTCCCTTCCATGTTGCATCTGTATAGATCTTGTTTCCTACCAATACAATGTCTGGCTCCCTGTTCGGGTTTATTTTGCTGTTGATCCTTGCGCGACTCCTGTTTTATTTCATCTTTCCCCCGCCGTTCAGCCGTATATTCAAGCGATAAACGAATGCTTATGACTTGCACTTTGTAGTAAACCTGCAACAACCAGTCATTCCTTGATTTCCAGAACTATCTAGCTGCATGATTATTTCAGTTATTCTGTTTGAGCCATCACTAAAATAATCTGCTCTTAAACACCAAGCGTTAGCAAATAAGTTGCAGTACTGAACAAGCAGCTCCAGAACAGAACAGCGAGGTATTTTGTTTCTGAATAAGCCAGCTCCAGGGCTGGATGGTTCAGTATtaatagttttttttctttgaCTTGGTTGGGTGCGCCGGCTATTAGCACGGTTTCTTCCACTACTATCCTATATGGGGGCTTTGTAGTCACCGTGATGGTCTTGTGTGCAATGCACCTGGAGGAAAATGAATGAAATTGTTGTGATGTAGTATCTGTATCCTGTCTTGCTCCCAGTTCGAAGGTAATTCGAAGGGTGATATTTCAAAATTTGATATGTTTTAGACTTTAAGGTCCTTGTTCTGAAAATTCAGCTTCAGTAATTTTCAGGTTGACATTATGAAGCAAAAGCAGGGTTCAGCAGCAGATGGTTCACCACTTGGCCAGCAAGGGGCACCAGCTGCGGCGCGGCATACCGACCGAGACTTGTTTGAGTCATGCAGCATGGCTGGTGTTGGCGACACACCGCTCCTACATGCATGATGGAGGTCGTCAGGTGGTTTGTGGTGCCTGATCTTGCAGTTCAGCTGTGCCTCATTGCTGCCTTTCTGTGGTGGGTGGTAGGTGGGACTGAGATGTTTGTGCAAATACTACTGGGAGATGACTTACTGAATTTATGAAGCTGCAAGAGCTTAAGCAATGGCAGGTTGTTCTAAAGCTCACGGTGGTACGCACGACTTTATTATACAGAAAGAAGAGGAAACATGGCAGCATCTTCAGCTCTCTGCCGgctatttgtttcatgatgatGAAAACAAAAAACACATCACGTACCAAAGAGCACATTCATTTCTGGCTTCAAGATTGAACTGATGGCCAATCTTACATGGGTGTATTAGTATTTACAATCAACCCTTGTGATTACATGTCTCCTGTTTTTGCGCTCAACATGCAGCTAGGGTAGTGAACTGATTGATTCTTGTCTGGTCCTGAGTTCCAAACCGATGGCTGGAGCCGGTGGAATTTGGATCGATTTTCTTATGATATTTGTTTATGTCGTCCACTCAATTATTTTATGCTCTTGAGATGGCACATCTGGGATTTGATTTGGGTTTAAGATTCGAAGGAATTTAGTTTAGAAAACCGTGTGAAGCTACTTGAATCTGTTTTTCTGTAAAGAAGTGTGAGATCAGTGCGCCACCTGTTCTGTTCGTTGAATGTGTGGTTGCCAAAGTAATCTGGAATGAGTAAACTGCTTTCTCTGCTATAAACTGCTATCTTATATGGGGGCTTGGAATCACAACACGATGATCTGGTGTTTGACAAAGATGGCTCGATCAGGCTGGGCTTTAACGCCGGTGATTCACACAAATGAGAACGCATGGAGGAGAATTAATGGTCTGTTATGCTGTGTCTGTGTTGTGTCTGGCTTCCAGTTCATGGGCTGCTGTGATGCATGGAGGAGAATGAATGTTCTGCTCTCATGTTATGTGCTCTAGTTTATTAGAGATAACTTTGCTTTGTTCTCAATTTTCTATAACACTCTGAACTGCCCAACATTTCTGATTAGTTTCAGTAGTGAATAAGCCAGCAGCAGAGCAGAACAACCGGCACTTCAGCTCTGAATCAAGCTCCAGAGAAGAATGATTTTTCTTTCGATTTGGTTGGGGTGTGCCAGATCCAGGCAGCAGTGCAACACCCGGGTGACACGCAAGGGCCTGGTGGACCCTCTCTCACAAAAAATAAATTTAGTATTATTGTGGGCTCATGACTTACATATCAAATATTAAATTGATAAGAACAAATGCTATACTAGATCTTTCTTAGCCAAAAGACGGAGAAAGGTATGAGTTGCAAGCCACACCTATCCCTCCATCTTATAGCCTCGCGGAGCCCCTGGATCCCTCTGGCTGGGCAACGTGGGACTAAACGAAATGACCAGCCTCTTCTCTCGCTCGCACCGGCAACGGGGGTAGATCCTATTTGGCGCTTCAGGCGCCCGTTACTGTGCATTTTGCAAACGGGCGCTTGAAGCCTCCAAGCTGGCCGACCTGTTtagttattttttgtttttttctttacttAAATTTCATGAACTATTTCCAAAATCAGAGATTTTTTAAAACGATTAAATTTTTCAATTTTGTGAATTTTTTacagaattgatgaacttttttcaaagggatccctttttcaaaaccgatgaacctTTTATAAAATCGATGATTTTTACAGAAAGTTCTgcaaaattgatgtttttttttcaaatttgaagttTTTTCAAATCAGTGAGtttatttcaaatttgatgatatttttttgaattaatgaactttttttaattcatgattttTTCGTTTTTcctagttttctttttttttctcaaatGTGAACGTGTACAAGGACCGGCCCACCAGCGCCAGGGAGCTCCCGCACCGGGTTCGACGATATGCTAACCGTGGGTGTCTAGGCTTGGGTTTCGAACCGAACGGACTGAAGTGCACGACCAAGAGCCCAGACTGGGAGTACGTTTATAAAAAAAGAGACCAAAACAGCCCAGCGGAATGGTTCCAGCGGCCGAAACACAATCCACTAGAATGGTTGAACATTATATAGCAAACATGCCTATGCGTTGCAATGGAAGACAAAAATATTACGCCCTAACCAAATAAGTATGGCTCAATACCCTAACATATGAGCATCCTCTATTTTAACATGGTAGCCCAGCATGTTGCTATTTATCTTTCTTCCCACCCTCGCTGATGATGGCCGCGATGTACATGATCACAATGCATTCGACGTGGTGAACCCCAAGGCTATGAGCTTCCCACTGCACACCGCACTTGTCATTGTGTCGCGGAAGGGGATGTTTAAAACTCTAAAAACAAATTCATCGAGCAAGAACTACTACCAACGCCTAGACATATAAAGACTTTCcaaaaactaatcaaatcctagacataaaaGACTTCATGAACGCCTACTACGAACAATCGTTATGTTGAGatgacattttttgaaatgcacgaATAGTTTTTGActcaacaaacattttttgaatcgatgaGCTTTTAAAAAAATTGGGGAACAAATTTTGCAATTCGCAATATGTTTTTGAATTTTTGTGAACATCTTCTAAAATTTCATGGAAAGTTTTTTAGATTCACGAAAATGTTTTGAATACGCGATCATTCttttttcaaaattatgaacaTTATTGTATTCCCCAATCATTTTTTCCAATTCATTCAAGATGGTATTTTTCaaatttcatggacatttttttttcaaattcccgGATATGATTGGAATACATAAccatttttaaaaatcatgaatattttaatTTTGCGAGAAATTTCtccaaataatatattttttataatatgCAGACAGTTTTTTAAAAATCACGAACATTTTGCGGGTTCCCGGGTATTTATTTAATTCACGAACATATTatgattttttaaagaaaaaacaaAACTCACAACATTTTGAAATTTGGAAATTTTCGAAATCCCTAAATAATTTAAAGaagtaaaaattaaaaaaatgagaatagaaaAGGTAAAAAATAAATGGAAAAAACAGGGCGTCACGCGGCacgcatgggccggcccatgagctCGTGCGGTGAGtagataaaaagagagaaaaatggTGGGTAGACCTAGGGATGGAACCCGGGTCTCAAGCGTGGAAGATTGAGTGCTTAACCATTGGGGCACCTCCGTGCTTGTGAAATATCGAGGCGTCACAGTATAAGAAACCGTACTCCACGGCGACCCTGAAATAAAATCGAATCGTTTTTCTTTACTTATGGGTAGCATAGTGGGTAATTTGTAGGCAACTTCGGGGACAATTTTCGTGACGTACCGCCAGAAGaaatagcccctttattattaggtagagatacTTGAGCCGGTGGACATTCTTGCCGGTTTAAACAAGACGATGATGACTCAGTATGCAATAATTCAACCATCTTACTCTCAATAGTTAAACAATGTATACTCTGGttattgtttttttatttgaatttatacTCTGGTTATTGTCTTTTGAGTTGGAATGTATACTCTGGTTTGGGTGTGATTAACATAACAAATGGAAACCAAGGTGTTTCTTACAGAAACGGTCTGAAATATCCAGATATAAGTTAGTTGGGAGAACATGAGAGTTCTCAGAGTTCAGCGATTCATGACCGTCGGATCGGATTTTTGATGCGTTCTGGACCGTTGGATGTTGCTCCTGGAAGATCCTGGCTGTCGGATCAAAAACTAACACTGCTACAATGAATAGTTACCGTCGCCTCGTGCCACCGCGCGTAATTCCGCTGCCCCACCAAGGGCATTTCCGTCATTTGACCAACAGGGGGTATAAAAAGGAGGCGGCGCCCGTggtgaaaccctagccgcctcgcTCCCTTTCTCGCGCGTCgccgcctgcctcctctcctccccgcGACCCCGCACCACGTCTTCTCCCAGGCGCCCACTCGCCCCGCCCCCGATTGAACCCTAGCCGCCACTCCTCACTGGCCATCCACCCCGTCCACGGCCGCCACGCGCATCGCCGCCAGAGGGCGTCGCCGGTTGTGGGCGCGCCTCCGCGGATTCGCGCCGTGGTTGCC
This window of the Triticum aestivum cultivar Chinese Spring chromosome 5D, IWGSC CS RefSeq v2.1, whole genome shotgun sequence genome carries:
- the LOC123123181 gene encoding uncharacterized protein; the protein is MARELAGALCRTPARAPASGVGSDENARPAGASVPAPAEPVAASRSPLRAIQPPGQPRRPVPTPKKGPGVREAGKTPARVGAATTPLRPTKIPRKPEQVQRLGFSTTAASSAQAQRSKLRDSILLREENRNVQNVSSTLQQDDSHAPAKEQDNSEDTLSLQLELAIMKTILLEEVKARAEADVRATALGDELKAVNQCTLEACRQKEATEKELKYTTSVLEALESEHVILIKEVEELKKNNLEQVSLIEELEELKKNNFQSPVFRKKRDVETPMLNTELEQEMDEIHRQAMCETSEVIISLQNQLSLQHELDACSKKELLAAKQSLVLLDQSIEILVQKEVLEQYFVSLLRGMEEETRQLESKLDQSNRFYEGRIKELEIKMQEMDYQAGALLISWNKEKEISEERKTYAEEKNKVIKLLEMSNEDGQITVCSLEEKVKLLEEEAEQLRRQQEKLEMELQNARQQLLLVPSSREAKSSLEDRMVDSPDPTRHPSNINNGVLRSQESRIGRKEPFESEVMMAFFEEQMQGSYASSLGDIFKEAAEDSLPTSHSLPHITSQIKPNPNAVEEAVELDTVAVESTPLVEHRDEPGEPSSDECMQESDPSGLEMAKPHSLERDFWSENSEFDSEEQVPPPAVESVIEVLKENELPPVSLVRPDDPVDYTQAPFLLKRLRSRNHYEGHRTATDKRFWSIEQQDLYNSIYSKAKLFHMQWIDWDYIDSIDEFSGVRQRCAHVGLEQMMSYHCDWDIELIRQFYSTVYISDDNSSITWMADGRRVTTNKRAWEETFGIAGSIHTARIHSEFFFDDDDKRIMYTAAECTVGQTRGLSPLASIANKIIWKTIYPRSGSICGHNWNLLRHIVEQHPFDIIALIFDEIELLISDLSRTNLLYAPYIMGMIMRAFEYDGPRETRHDIYKPRPDKPKKTKKVSRPLAPAVVAPSEPPPSACQPEVEANVEADDHSQFGEAGHRPQGEAVQHTNASLSSQILAPRSSLTPSLEATTPSPPPAPAAFPEQASMMHAGLRCFSSASCFGAKSF